One genomic segment of Dromaius novaehollandiae isolate bDroNov1 chromosome 12, bDroNov1.hap1, whole genome shotgun sequence includes these proteins:
- the LOC135329609 gene encoding uncharacterized protein LOC135329609, producing MEGCWTETISPEQSSLFPTLLQLSTEEIIAIWDTVSNYILEELMQDKGVLLAGLGTFCTVREPLRPGKDDVLTVRRPVFQLEMDMVWLQRLQHPKVTLPDNVKIKPLKYRQLSLATSFSRRVVEDCVQETIRLFSAHVRNKEKVAFAFRDVGVLTCQEDKVHMSFYARCTRWLADPCSKAWQCYQPSSVLCCAASPHRHEGLMFSAESLEEALERRPPLVAGECSAAFSSKARAALEASQWVCVTLQRLPTIDLSISGTPAALGTRPSPLHVFPRFQLAVQGSVEAQAAPAGCPQEKEQELEEELGAVRSSKERRPGKLLPHREELSLPVLPKCGEGARRQGMESKPAARTLVNQTAPIPGTSPGKQVGVQYLPHPPAGPQRGRAGATPRGAAQDAACPPTQRFGRAAHVSLLKEEQRQHQASWEEQQAALEKEARRQAQITLVELQYALEQRRRPDTDMPGRPPQRQASAQAKQNMQLLTSYKVLRDRWKERVERNQRRLMVEEEWRRALVMRHLQKREQQDRVPGSYHQDGFYAWK from the exons atggagggctgctggaccgagACCATCAGCCCGGAgcagagctccttgttcccaacgctgctgcagctctccaccgaag agattatTGCTATTTGGGACACCGTGTCCAATTacatcctggaagagctgatgcaggacaag ggtgtgctgctagcggGGCTCGGCACCTTCTGCACGGTCCGGGAGCCACTGCGCCCTGGCAAAGACGACGTGCTGACAGTTCGAAGGcctgtgttccagctggaaatggacatggtctggctgcagaggctccagcatcccaaagtgactctgcctg ACAACGTGAAGATCAAGCCGCTGAAGTACCGGCAGCTGTCCCTGGCCACCTCCTTCTCGAGGCGCGTGGTGGAAGACTGCGTGCAAGAGACCATCCGCTTGTTCTCTGCGCACGTGCGCAACAAAGAGAAGGTCGCCTTTGCCTTCAGGGACGTCGGCGTTCTGACTTGCCAGGAAGACAAAGTGCACATGAGCTTTTATGCCCGCTGCACCCGGTGGCTGGCGGACCCCTGCAGT aaagcctggcagtgttatcagccgagctctgttctttgctgtgcagcttctccgcaCCGGCATGAGGGGCTAATGTTCTCGGCAGAGAGCTTAGAGGAGGCTTTGGAGAGGCGGCCTCCTCTTGTGGCAGGAgaatgctctgctgccttcagcagcaaggcgagagctgccttggaagcctcccaatgggtctgtgttacattgcagagactgcctacgatagatctctccatctccggcacacctgctgccctggggacccggcctagccctctgcatgtgttcccgag gtttcagcttgctgtgcaaggcagcgtggaggcccaggctgcccccgccggctgcccacaggagaaggagcaggagctggaagaagagcttggggccgtcaggagcagcaaag agaggcgtcctggcaagctcctgccgcaccgcGAGGAGCTTTCTCTCCCCGTGCTGCCAAAGTGCGGGGAAGGCGCGAGGCggcaaggcatggagagcaagcctgctgccag gacccttgtgaaccagacggcccccatcccgggcacctccccggggaagcaggttggcgtgcaatacctcccgcaccctcccgccggacctcagcgtggccgtgccggcgccactcccaggggtgcagcacag gatgcagcctgccctcccacgcagaggtttggaagagctgcccacgtctccctcttgaaagaggagcagaggcagcaccaagcatcgtgggaggaacagcaggccgcactggagaaagaggcccggcgtcaggcccag atcacACTAGTGGAGCTGCAATACGCCCTCGAGCAGCGTCGTCGCCCAGACACTGACATgccggggaggcccccccaacg gcaagcgtccgcacaagcaaagcagaacatgcagcttctgacttcctacaaagttcttcgggacaggtggaaggaaagggtggaacgaAACCAACGGAggctgatggtggaggaggagTGGCGCCG cgctttggtgatgcgccacctccagaagagagagcagcaggaccgtgtgccgggcagttaccaccaagatggcttttatgcgtggaaataa
- the LOC135329610 gene encoding coiled-coil domain-containing protein 81-like, giving the protein MEGCWTETISPEQSSLFPTLLQLSTEEIIAIWDAVSNYILEELMQDKCPLHVSSREGTEQRSHAPTNSTFSLAKSLPGGPLCLCCVQGVLLAGLGTFCTVREPLRPGKDNVVTVRRPVFQLEMDMVWLQRLQRPKVTLPDNVKIKPLKYRQLSLATSFSRRVVEDCVQETIRLFSAHVRNKEKVAFAFRDVGVLTCQEDKVHMSFYARCTRWLADPCSLLRTGMRG; this is encoded by the exons atggagggctgctggaccgagaccatcagcccagagcagagctccttgttcccaacgctgctgcagctctccaccgaag agattatTGCTATTTGGGACGCCGTGTCCAATTacatcctggaagagctgatgcaggacaag TGCCCCTTGCacgtcagcagcagagagggcacagagcagcgttcccacgctccgacaaacagcactttttccctcgccaaaagccttcctggtgggcctttgtgtctttgctgtgtgcagggtgtgctgctagcggGGCTCGGCACCTTCTGCACGGTCCGGGAGCCACTGCGCCCTGGCAAAGACAACGTGGTGACAGTTCGAAGGcctgtgttccagctggaaatggacatggtctggctgcagaggctccagcgtcccaaagtgactctgcctg ACAACGTGAAGATCAAGCCGCTGAAGTACCGGCAGCTGTCCCTGGCCACCTCCTTCTCGAGGCGCGTGGTGGAAGACTGCGTGCAAGAGACCATCCGCTTGTTCTCTGCGCACGTGCGCAACAAAGAGAAGGTCGCCTTTGCCTTCAGGGACGTCGGCGTTCTGACTTGCCAGGAAGACAAAGTGCACATGAGCTTTTATGCCCGCTGCACCCGGTGGCTGGCGGACCCCTGCAGT cttctccgcaCCGGCATGAGGGGCTAA
- the LOC135329634 gene encoding trichohyalin-like yields the protein MESKPAARTLVNQTAPIPGTSPGKQVGVQYLPHPPAGPRRGRAGATPRGAAQDAACPPTQRFGRAAHVSLLKEEQRQHQASWEEQQAALEKEARRQAQITLVELQYALEQRRRPDTDMPGRPPQRQASAQAKQNVQLLTSYKVLRDRWKERVERNQQRLMVEEERRRALVMRHLQKREQQDRVPGSYHQDGFYAWK from the exons atggagagcaagcctgctgccag gacccttgtgaaccagacggcccccatcccgggcacctccccggggaagcaggttggcgtgcaatacctcccgcaccctcccgccggacctcggcgtggccgtgccggcgccactcccaggggtgcagcacag gatgcagcctgccctcccacgcagaggtttggaagagctgcccacgtctccctcttgaaagaggagcagaggcagcaccaagcatcgtgggaggaacagcaggccgcactggagaaagaggcccggcgtcaggcccag atcacACTAGTGGAGCTGCAATACGCCCTCGAGCAGCGTCGTCGCCCAGACACTGACATgccggggaggcccccccaacg gcaagcgtccgcgcaagcaaagcagaatgtgcagcttctgacttcctacaaagttcttcgggacaggtggaaggaaagggtggaacgaAACCAACAGAggctgatggtggaggaggagcggcgccg cgctttggtgatgcgccacctccagaagagagagcagcaggaccgtgtgccgggcagttaccaccaagatggcttttatgcgtggaaataa